A single window of Microbacterium oryzae DNA harbors:
- a CDS encoding VOC family protein, with protein sequence MADLSPIQPCLWFDDDAREAMEYYVSVFPNSRIRSIEEYPDEKLDEHFANMSGKVINGQVTLNGLDFICFDGGPLFRFNEAISFVITCADQTEIDRYWAALSHVPEAEQCGWCKDRFGVSWQIIPRDMSALMKTPAAIQVMMQQKKIVIAELESA encoded by the coding sequence ATGGCCGATCTCTCACCCATCCAGCCCTGCCTGTGGTTCGACGACGACGCGCGCGAGGCGATGGAGTACTACGTCAGCGTGTTCCCGAACTCCCGCATCCGCAGCATCGAGGAGTACCCCGACGAGAAGCTCGACGAGCACTTCGCGAACATGAGCGGCAAGGTCATCAACGGCCAGGTGACGCTGAACGGACTCGATTTCATCTGCTTCGACGGCGGACCGCTGTTCCGCTTCAACGAGGCGATCTCCTTCGTCATCACCTGCGCCGACCAGACGGAGATCGACCGCTACTGGGCGGCCCTCTCGCACGTGCCCGAGGCCGAGCAGTGCGGATGGTGCAAGGACCGGTTCGGGGTCAGCTGGCAGATCATCCCGCGCGACATGAGCGCCCTCATGAAGACGCCCGCGGCCATCCAGGTGATGATGCAGCAGAAGAAGATCGTCATCGCCGAGCTCGAGAGCGCCTGA
- the iolD gene encoding 3D-(3,5/4)-trihydroxycyclohexane-1,2-dione acylhydrolase (decyclizing) has product MTHQPQSIRLTVGQAVIRFLNAQFVERDGVTERFFGGAFGIFGHGNVAGIGQAMLEYQDEFPYYQGRNEQGMVHIAIGYAKMRNRLGALAVSTSIGPGATNMVTGAGTASVNHLPVLLLPSDVFATRSTGAVLQQQEMPYAQDVTANDAFRAVSRYFDRVWRPEQLAPALLEAMRVLTSPADTGAVTIALPQDVQAEAHDFPVDLFRERVWHVARNRADRAAIQRAAEIIRSASKAVIISGGGVIYSDAADALRRFAESTGIGVGVTQAGKASFPHDHELALGALGASGSQYANGPAGEADVVIGIGTRYTDFTTASNTLFRNPDVKFVNINVAEIDVHKESATALLGDARETLEELLTALDGWSVDASAREAAVASATAWRTEIDRIIELDGSPTLSQAQMLGILNEAAGERDVVVNAAGSMPGDLHRLWRPGSLKGYDIEYGNSCMGYEIPGAIGNALADRSRRVFGLIGDGTYLMLSQEIMTAVQEHLAITFVIVDNYGYGSIAALSETRGAQAFGTRFHERGGDGRHDGARIEVDFAANAASYGARVWSADTADGFRAALEEAKACDGTSVVYVQVDAQGRFGGSGAWWDVPVAEVSELESTIRARAEYDEEKAHQRLYL; this is encoded by the coding sequence ATGACGCACCAGCCTCAATCCATCCGCCTCACCGTCGGTCAGGCCGTGATCCGGTTCCTGAACGCGCAGTTCGTGGAGCGCGACGGCGTGACCGAGCGCTTCTTCGGCGGCGCCTTCGGGATCTTCGGCCACGGCAACGTGGCGGGCATCGGCCAGGCGATGCTCGAGTACCAGGACGAGTTCCCCTACTACCAGGGCCGCAACGAGCAGGGCATGGTGCACATCGCGATCGGCTACGCGAAGATGCGCAACCGACTCGGCGCCCTCGCGGTGAGCACCTCCATCGGCCCGGGGGCGACGAACATGGTGACGGGAGCCGGCACCGCGTCGGTGAACCACCTTCCCGTGCTGCTGCTCCCCTCCGACGTGTTCGCGACCCGCAGCACCGGCGCCGTGCTCCAGCAGCAGGAGATGCCGTACGCGCAGGACGTGACGGCCAACGACGCATTCCGGGCCGTCAGCCGCTACTTCGACCGGGTCTGGCGCCCCGAGCAGCTCGCCCCCGCACTGCTCGAGGCGATGCGCGTCCTCACGAGCCCCGCCGACACGGGAGCGGTGACCATCGCGCTGCCGCAGGACGTGCAGGCCGAAGCACACGACTTCCCCGTCGATCTCTTCCGCGAGCGCGTCTGGCACGTCGCACGCAACCGGGCCGACCGCGCGGCCATCCAGCGCGCGGCGGAGATCATCCGGTCCGCCTCGAAGGCGGTCATCATCTCGGGCGGCGGCGTCATCTACTCCGACGCCGCGGATGCGCTGCGTCGCTTCGCCGAATCCACCGGCATCGGCGTGGGCGTCACCCAGGCCGGCAAGGCCTCGTTCCCGCACGACCACGAGCTCGCCCTCGGCGCGCTGGGCGCGAGCGGGTCGCAGTACGCCAACGGTCCCGCGGGCGAGGCCGACGTCGTCATCGGCATCGGCACGCGGTACACCGACTTCACCACCGCGTCCAACACGCTCTTCCGGAACCCCGACGTCAAGTTCGTCAACATCAACGTCGCCGAGATCGACGTGCACAAGGAGTCGGCCACCGCGCTTCTCGGCGACGCCCGCGAGACGCTCGAGGAGCTCCTGACCGCGCTCGACGGCTGGTCGGTCGACGCGTCGGCGCGCGAGGCCGCCGTCGCGTCGGCCACCGCCTGGCGCACCGAGATCGACCGCATCATCGAGCTCGACGGCAGCCCGACGCTGTCCCAGGCGCAGATGCTCGGCATCCTCAACGAGGCCGCCGGCGAGCGCGACGTGGTCGTGAACGCGGCGGGCTCGATGCCCGGCGATCTGCACCGCCTGTGGCGACCGGGCTCGCTCAAGGGCTACGACATCGAGTACGGCAACTCCTGCATGGGGTACGAGATCCCGGGCGCCATCGGCAACGCCCTCGCCGATCGCTCGCGTCGCGTCTTCGGTCTCATCGGCGACGGCACGTACCTCATGCTGTCGCAGGAGATCATGACGGCGGTGCAGGAGCACCTCGCGATCACCTTCGTCATCGTCGACAACTACGGGTACGGCTCTATCGCGGCCCTGTCGGAGACGCGCGGCGCGCAGGCCTTCGGCACCCGCTTCCACGAGCGCGGGGGCGACGGCCGCCATGACGGCGCGCGCATCGAGGTCGACTTCGCGGCGAACGCCGCCAGCTACGGCGCGCGCGTCTGGTCGGCCGACACCGCAGATGGCTTCCGCGCGGCCCTCGAGGAGGCGAAGGCCTGCGATGGCACGAGCGTCGTGTACGTGCAGGTCGACGCACAGGGCCGCTTCGGAGGTTCGGGCGCCTGGTGGGATGTCCCGGTGGCGGAGGTCTCCGAACTCGAGTCGACCATCCGCGCCCGTGCCGAGTACGACGAGGAGAAGGCGCACCAGCGTCTCTATCTCTGA
- a CDS encoding M13 family metallopeptidase codes for MTAESLPSGIALDELSEGIRPQDDLYRHVNGAWIDRTEIPGDKARWGAFHQLAEQAEKDVRAIVEEAQGADPGTETRKVGDLYASFMDTARVDAQGAAPLAPLLERVEAVSDVASLLRTAGEFDREGLGSPIGVFVEPDPGDPTRYVPFLVQSGISLPDESYFRLENFAGTRDAFRGHIERMLTLAGVADGAGQAARVFSLQQDIASHHWDNVRSRDAVATYNLKTWDEIQQLAGVDLAPWRDAVAPGRPEAFAEAVVYQPSALEGLGSLLVADRLEDWKAWLRFQVVHALAPYLADPFVDENFAFYGTELTGVPTLRERWKRGVALAEGALGDAIGRVYVERHFPPAAKTAMDELVANLIAAYRESISTLEWMSPETREKALEKLDTFTPKIGFPATWRGYDAVEIDAADLIGNVRRANIAEHDRQLGKVGQPIDRDEWFMTPMTVNAYYNPLMNEIVFPAAILQYPFFDADRDPAANYGGIGGVIGHEIGHGFDDQGSRYDGTGALDDWWTEADRAAFEERTRSLIAQYDALVPRGLDASHTVNGALTIGENIGDLGGLGIALKAYELSLAGEEAPVIDGYTGVQRLLLSWAQVWQQKSREAETIRLLTIDPHSPNEFRCNQIVRNVDAFYEAFDVQPDDALWLPEDERVTIW; via the coding sequence ATGACGGCTGAATCGCTCCCCTCCGGTATCGCCCTCGACGAGCTCAGTGAGGGGATCCGGCCGCAGGACGACCTCTACCGCCACGTCAACGGCGCGTGGATCGATCGCACCGAGATCCCCGGCGATAAGGCGCGGTGGGGGGCCTTCCACCAGCTCGCCGAGCAGGCCGAGAAGGACGTGCGCGCGATCGTCGAGGAGGCGCAGGGCGCCGACCCCGGCACCGAGACGCGCAAGGTCGGCGACCTCTACGCGAGCTTCATGGACACCGCGCGCGTCGACGCCCAGGGAGCCGCGCCCCTCGCTCCGCTCCTCGAGCGCGTCGAGGCCGTCTCCGACGTCGCCTCGCTGCTGCGGACGGCGGGCGAGTTCGACCGCGAGGGCCTCGGCAGCCCGATCGGCGTGTTCGTCGAGCCCGACCCGGGCGACCCGACCCGCTACGTGCCGTTCCTCGTGCAGTCGGGCATCTCCCTCCCCGACGAGAGCTACTTCCGCCTCGAGAACTTCGCGGGCACGCGCGACGCGTTCCGCGGGCACATCGAGCGCATGCTGACCCTCGCGGGGGTGGCGGATGGCGCGGGTCAGGCCGCGCGCGTCTTCTCGCTGCAGCAGGACATCGCGTCGCACCACTGGGACAACGTCCGCAGCCGCGACGCCGTCGCGACCTACAACCTCAAGACGTGGGACGAGATCCAGCAGCTCGCGGGCGTCGACCTCGCGCCGTGGCGGGACGCGGTGGCACCCGGTCGCCCCGAGGCGTTCGCCGAGGCCGTGGTCTACCAGCCGTCCGCGCTCGAGGGCCTCGGCTCGCTGCTCGTGGCCGACCGGCTCGAGGACTGGAAGGCGTGGCTGCGCTTCCAGGTCGTGCACGCCCTCGCGCCGTACCTCGCCGACCCGTTCGTCGACGAGAACTTCGCGTTCTACGGCACCGAGCTCACCGGCGTTCCCACGCTGCGCGAGCGGTGGAAGCGCGGCGTCGCGCTCGCCGAGGGCGCCCTGGGCGATGCGATCGGCCGCGTGTACGTCGAGCGCCACTTCCCGCCGGCGGCGAAGACCGCCATGGACGAGCTCGTCGCGAACCTCATCGCGGCGTACCGCGAGAGCATCTCCACGCTCGAGTGGATGAGCCCCGAGACGCGGGAGAAGGCGCTCGAGAAGCTCGACACCTTCACCCCGAAGATCGGCTTCCCCGCGACCTGGCGCGGCTACGACGCGGTGGAGATCGACGCCGCCGACCTCATCGGCAACGTGCGGCGCGCGAACATCGCCGAGCACGACCGGCAGCTCGGCAAGGTCGGCCAGCCCATCGACCGCGACGAGTGGTTCATGACGCCGATGACGGTGAACGCGTACTACAACCCCCTCATGAACGAGATCGTCTTCCCCGCGGCCATCCTGCAGTACCCGTTCTTCGACGCGGACCGCGATCCGGCGGCGAACTACGGCGGGATCGGCGGCGTGATCGGCCACGAGATCGGCCACGGGTTCGACGACCAGGGCAGCCGGTACGACGGCACCGGCGCTCTCGACGACTGGTGGACCGAGGCGGACCGCGCGGCGTTCGAGGAGCGCACGCGCTCGCTGATCGCGCAGTACGACGCGCTCGTCCCGCGCGGGCTCGACGCGTCGCACACCGTGAACGGCGCGCTCACGATCGGCGAGAACATCGGCGACCTCGGCGGCCTCGGGATCGCCCTCAAGGCCTACGAGCTCTCGCTCGCCGGCGAGGAGGCCCCGGTCATCGACGGATACACCGGCGTGCAGCGCCTGCTGCTGTCGTGGGCTCAGGTCTGGCAGCAGAAGTCGCGCGAGGCCGAGACCATCCGCCTGCTGACGATCGACCCACACTCGCCGAACGAGTTCCGGTGCAACCAGATCGTCCGCAACGTCGACGCGTTCTACGAGGCGTTCGACGTGCAGCCCGACGACGCGCTGTGGCTCCCCGAGGACGAGCGCGTCACCATCTGGTGA
- a CDS encoding MATE family efflux transporter, whose amino-acid sequence MTDRRALDRDILRLAVPALGSLIAEPIFLAVDAAMVGHLGVAELAGLGIASAVLTTVVGLMVFLAYSTTPAVARRFGAGDLRGAVSVGIDGLWLALAIGAVLGVAGFLAAPALVAAFAPTADVAPHAQAYLAVSMVGLPAMLLVFAATGLLRGLQDTVTPLRVAVVGFTANALLNALFIYGFGWGVAGSAAGTVVVQWGMVAAYALLIGRLARRHGAPLRPHRAGLRGSARSGGWMFLRTASLRLATLATVWVATGLGTRELAGWQVVFTIFTTAAFALDALAIAAQALVGKALGEGDPDAVRAVTGRTMRWGVWSGVVAGAAIAALSGVIGLLFTGDRAMADFVQPALLVLAVSQPIAAFVFVLDGVLMGADDARYLALAGGLNLLPYLPALFALAWLSPSGPSGLTWLAAAFGGVFMVARGITLGLRVRGRAWLGTA is encoded by the coding sequence GTGACCGACCGCCGCGCCCTCGACCGCGACATCCTGCGACTCGCGGTCCCGGCGCTCGGCTCGCTCATCGCCGAGCCGATCTTCCTCGCCGTCGACGCCGCCATGGTCGGCCATCTCGGGGTCGCCGAGCTCGCGGGCCTCGGCATCGCGTCGGCCGTTCTCACCACGGTCGTCGGGCTCATGGTCTTCCTCGCGTACTCCACCACACCGGCCGTCGCGCGGCGCTTCGGCGCGGGTGACCTGCGCGGCGCGGTGTCGGTCGGCATCGACGGACTGTGGCTCGCCCTCGCGATCGGAGCCGTGCTGGGGGTCGCGGGATTCCTCGCCGCGCCCGCGCTCGTCGCGGCCTTCGCGCCGACGGCCGACGTCGCGCCGCACGCTCAGGCGTACCTGGCCGTCTCGATGGTGGGCCTGCCGGCCATGCTGCTCGTCTTCGCCGCGACGGGCCTCCTCCGCGGACTCCAGGACACGGTCACCCCGCTCCGGGTCGCCGTCGTCGGATTCACCGCGAACGCGCTCCTCAACGCCCTGTTCATCTACGGGTTCGGGTGGGGCGTGGCAGGCTCCGCGGCCGGCACGGTCGTCGTGCAATGGGGGATGGTCGCGGCGTACGCGCTCCTCATCGGGCGCCTCGCGCGACGTCACGGCGCACCGCTCCGCCCGCACCGCGCCGGGCTGCGGGGCTCCGCGCGCTCGGGCGGGTGGATGTTCCTCCGCACCGCGAGCCTGCGCCTGGCGACGCTCGCCACCGTCTGGGTCGCGACCGGGCTCGGCACGCGCGAGCTCGCCGGCTGGCAGGTCGTCTTCACCATCTTCACGACCGCGGCCTTCGCGCTCGACGCGCTCGCGATCGCCGCGCAGGCGCTCGTGGGCAAGGCGCTCGGCGAGGGCGACCCCGACGCCGTGCGGGCGGTCACCGGCCGCACGATGCGCTGGGGCGTGTGGTCGGGCGTCGTGGCGGGGGCGGCCATCGCCGCGCTCTCCGGCGTCATCGGGCTGCTCTTCACGGGCGACCGCGCGATGGCCGACTTCGTGCAGCCCGCGCTCCTCGTGCTGGCGGTGTCGCAGCCGATCGCCGCCTTCGTGTTCGTGCTCGACGGCGTGCTCATGGGCGCCGACGACGCGCGCTATCTCGCGCTGGCGGGAGGTCTGAACCTCCTCCCCTACCTGCCGGCCCTCTTCGCGCTCGCCTGGCTCTCGCCATCCGGCCCCAGCGGGCTCACCTGGCTCGCTGCCGCGTTCGGCGGAGTGTTCATGGTCGCGCGCGGCATCACGCTCGGCCTGCGCGTGCGCGGGCGGGCGTGGCTCGGAACCGCGTGA
- a CDS encoding long-chain-fatty-acid--CoA ligase, whose protein sequence is MTSPYDSRPWLAAYQPDVPHEIGPVTETLSDMMDASVKAYGRKTALEFFGAQTTYAELGDRIARAAEGLRRIGVERGDRVALILPNCPQHVVAFYALLRLGAIVVEHNPLYTPRELRHQFEDHGARFAIVWDKVHDTVAAFPEDLRVTGIVSVDITRSLPLPQRMALRLPIRKARETRERLTQRPSARRVLTWETLVDGRRLSRKTPRPALDDVALLQYTSGTTGSPKGAMLTHRNLRANAQQGQAWVPGLREGEETFYGVLPLFHAYGMTLCLTFAMSIGAKLVLFPTFDPDLVARAARKSPPTFLPAVPPIYDRLARAAQQGAIDLSSIRFAISGAMSLPTSTVRKWEYVSGGLLVEGYGMTETSPVALGNPIGPSRRPGTVGVPFPSTDIRVVDPEDPDRDLPPGEAGELLIRGPQVFSGYWQRPDETHAVLLDDGWLRTGDIATVSEDGFVTIVDRLKELIITGGFNVSPSEVEETLVSHPDVDEAAVVSLPRAEGGESVAAVVVLRADAEQEAEALRDFCRTHLAAYKVPRRIEFANELPRSLVGKVLRREVRERLIAQD, encoded by the coding sequence ATGACGTCTCCGTACGACTCCCGCCCCTGGCTCGCGGCGTACCAGCCCGATGTGCCGCATGAGATCGGCCCCGTGACCGAGACCCTCAGCGACATGATGGACGCGAGCGTCAAGGCGTACGGCCGGAAGACGGCGCTGGAGTTCTTCGGCGCGCAGACGACGTACGCCGAGCTCGGGGATCGGATCGCGCGCGCGGCCGAGGGCCTGCGGCGCATCGGCGTGGAGCGCGGCGACCGCGTGGCGCTGATCCTGCCGAACTGCCCGCAGCACGTGGTGGCGTTCTACGCGCTGCTGCGCCTCGGCGCGATCGTCGTCGAGCACAACCCGCTCTACACGCCGCGGGAGCTGCGCCACCAGTTCGAGGATCACGGCGCGCGCTTCGCGATCGTGTGGGACAAGGTCCACGACACCGTGGCGGCGTTCCCCGAGGACCTGCGCGTGACGGGCATCGTCAGCGTCGACATCACCCGGTCGCTGCCGCTCCCGCAGCGGATGGCCCTGCGCCTGCCGATCCGGAAGGCACGCGAGACGCGCGAGCGGCTCACGCAGCGGCCATCCGCCCGCCGCGTGCTCACGTGGGAGACCCTCGTCGACGGCCGCCGCCTCTCGCGGAAGACCCCACGGCCCGCGCTCGACGATGTCGCGCTGCTGCAGTACACCAGCGGCACGACCGGATCGCCCAAGGGCGCGATGCTCACGCACCGCAACCTGCGTGCGAACGCGCAGCAGGGTCAGGCGTGGGTTCCGGGGCTGCGGGAGGGCGAGGAGACGTTCTACGGGGTCCTGCCGCTCTTCCACGCGTACGGGATGACGCTCTGCCTGACGTTCGCGATGAGCATCGGGGCGAAGCTCGTGCTCTTCCCGACCTTCGACCCCGATCTCGTCGCCCGGGCGGCGCGGAAGAGCCCGCCGACGTTCCTCCCCGCGGTGCCGCCGATCTACGACCGGCTCGCGCGGGCCGCCCAGCAGGGCGCCATCGATCTGAGCTCGATCCGCTTCGCGATCTCCGGCGCCATGAGCCTGCCGACCTCGACCGTGCGGAAGTGGGAGTACGTCAGCGGCGGCCTCCTCGTCGAGGGCTACGGCATGACGGAGACCTCCCCGGTCGCGCTCGGCAACCCGATCGGCCCCAGCCGCCGTCCCGGCACGGTGGGCGTGCCCTTCCCCAGCACCGACATCCGCGTCGTCGACCCCGAGGACCCCGACCGCGACCTGCCCCCGGGCGAGGCCGGCGAGCTGCTCATCCGCGGGCCGCAGGTGTTCTCCGGCTACTGGCAGCGCCCCGACGAGACCCACGCGGTGCTCCTCGACGACGGATGGCTGCGCACCGGCGACATCGCGACGGTCTCGGAGGACGGATTCGTCACGATCGTCGACCGACTGAAGGAGCTCATCATCACGGGCGGCTTCAACGTGTCGCCCAGCGAGGTCGAGGAGACGCTCGTCTCGCACCCGGACGTGGACGAGGCGGCGGTCGTCTCGCTGCCGCGCGCGGAGGGCGGCGAGTCGGTGGCCGCCGTCGTCGTGCTGCGGGCGGACGCCGAGCAGGAGGCCGAGGCGCTGCGCGACTTCTGCCGCACGCACCTCGCCGCCTACAAGGTGCCGCGTCGGATCGAGTTCGCGAACGAGCTGCCGCGGTCGCTCGTGGGCAAGGTGCTGCGCCGGGAAGTGCGCGAGCGCCTCATCGCGCAGGACTGA
- a CDS encoding BCCT family transporter, with amino-acid sequence MTGTEKHRSGRPSGAADAAKRIVRDIADPAPQGVHPALIPGIGVEQTGRDFRTDRLVFGIAIAATVAFIGWGIAAPDNLAGTASSVLDWVIEYLGVFFTVIATVVLVFMLYVGFGRFGRIRLGRDDEAPEFSVFSWISMLFAAGMGIGLVFWGAAEPLTFFESPPPNTAEAATIEAMHTSLTQVLYHWGPQAWSFYALVGGAIAYGAYRRGRTPLISSIFAPLLGERRTNGRVGRTIDVFSIIVTLFGTAASLGLGALQIGHGVELITGIGAVGNGLLIGVIAVLTAAFIASAVSGVSRGIRALSNINAVVALLLAFFVFFVGPTMLIINIIPSVAAQFLTDFTTMAARSGSQGEEVQAFLSSWTIFYWAWWISWSPFVGMFIAKISRGRTLRQFVSVVVVVPSVISFIWFAIFGTTAMDQQMNGAGLTVDPPESVLFGVLADLPLSAVTTVILAILVAIFFVTGADSASLVMGTLSQRGNPEPTRWVTVIWGSLVGIIAAVLLAAGGAEGSGLTALQNVTIIAALPFAVIMAFMMVAFIKDLNRDPLILRDEYAERAVRHSVRAGLEEYGDDFALVPAPYDHSTDDLAWVDPVVDEAFTELYAKTEAHPILDETEPDLGGSAAPGGDRLPEEESHEREKPRELGD; translated from the coding sequence ATGACCGGAACTGAGAAGCATCGCAGTGGCAGGCCATCAGGAGCCGCCGACGCTGCGAAGAGAATCGTCCGCGACATCGCAGACCCGGCGCCGCAGGGTGTGCACCCGGCGCTGATCCCCGGCATCGGGGTCGAGCAGACCGGCCGCGACTTCCGCACCGACCGGCTGGTCTTCGGCATCGCGATCGCCGCCACCGTCGCCTTCATCGGCTGGGGCATCGCGGCGCCCGACAACCTCGCCGGCACGGCGAGCAGCGTGCTGGACTGGGTGATCGAGTACCTCGGGGTCTTCTTCACCGTGATCGCCACGGTCGTGCTCGTCTTCATGCTCTACGTCGGGTTCGGCCGGTTCGGCCGGATCCGGCTCGGGCGCGACGACGAGGCGCCGGAGTTCTCGGTGTTCTCCTGGATCTCGATGCTGTTCGCCGCGGGCATGGGCATCGGCCTCGTGTTCTGGGGGGCGGCCGAGCCGCTCACGTTCTTCGAGAGCCCGCCGCCGAACACCGCGGAGGCGGCGACCATCGAGGCGATGCACACCTCCCTCACCCAGGTGCTCTACCACTGGGGCCCGCAGGCGTGGTCGTTCTACGCGCTCGTCGGCGGAGCCATCGCGTACGGCGCCTACCGTCGCGGCCGCACGCCGCTCATCTCCTCGATCTTCGCCCCGCTCCTCGGCGAGCGGCGGACGAACGGCCGCGTCGGGCGCACCATCGACGTCTTCTCGATCATCGTGACCCTGTTCGGCACCGCCGCGTCGCTGGGCCTCGGGGCGCTGCAGATCGGCCACGGCGTCGAGCTCATCACGGGCATCGGCGCGGTCGGCAACGGCCTGCTCATCGGCGTGATCGCGGTGCTCACGGCCGCGTTCATCGCGTCGGCGGTCTCGGGAGTCTCCCGGGGCATCCGCGCCCTGTCGAACATCAACGCGGTCGTCGCGCTCCTGCTGGCGTTCTTCGTGTTCTTCGTCGGCCCGACGATGCTCATCATCAACATCATCCCGTCGGTCGCCGCGCAGTTCCTGACCGACTTCACGACGATGGCCGCCCGCTCCGGGTCGCAGGGCGAAGAGGTCCAGGCCTTCCTCTCGAGCTGGACGATCTTCTACTGGGCGTGGTGGATCTCGTGGTCGCCCTTCGTCGGCATGTTCATCGCGAAGATCTCGCGCGGGCGCACCCTGCGTCAGTTCGTGTCGGTCGTCGTCGTCGTGCCGTCGGTCATCTCGTTTATCTGGTTCGCCATCTTCGGCACCACCGCGATGGATCAGCAGATGAACGGCGCGGGCCTGACCGTCGACCCGCCGGAGAGCGTGCTGTTCGGCGTGCTGGCCGATCTGCCGCTCTCGGCGGTGACGACCGTGATCCTCGCGATCCTCGTGGCGATCTTCTTCGTCACGGGCGCCGACTCCGCATCGCTCGTGATGGGCACGCTGTCTCAGCGCGGCAACCCGGAGCCGACCCGGTGGGTCACGGTGATCTGGGGTTCGCTCGTGGGCATCATCGCGGCCGTGCTGCTCGCCGCCGGCGGCGCCGAGGGCAGCGGCCTCACCGCACTGCAGAACGTCACGATCATCGCGGCGCTGCCGTTCGCGGTGATCATGGCGTTCATGATGGTGGCGTTCATCAAGGACCTCAACCGCGACCCGCTCATCCTGCGCGACGAGTACGCGGAGCGCGCGGTGCGTCACAGCGTGCGCGCGGGCCTCGAGGAGTACGGCGACGACTTCGCGCTCGTCCCGGCGCCCTACGATCACTCCACCGACGACCTCGCGTGGGTCGACCCCGTCGTCGACGAGGCGTTCACCGAGCTGTACGCGAAGACCGAGGCGCACCCCATCCTCGACGAGACCGAGCCCGACCTCGGCGGCTCGGCCGCACCGGGCGGCGACCGCCTCCCCGAGGAGGAGTCGCACGAGCGCGAGAAGCCGCGCGAGCTCGGAGACTGA
- a CDS encoding serine hydrolase — MSSPRESWRSRRRAAGAFAGTLAALEALTAAGARVALHVETLDRAAVLAREGDDDPMPVAGLGVVPLLVEAAVQFGAGELDPLELAARDELSGLPGIWRRLHADRLPLGDLAALAPADADAANALLARVGLERVTRRFVALGMPRSALLDRFRAHRGPDDAPHVAIGTAREFAGLFRAVATGRAGHPGASAQVAEWLGLHRDLGLVGAATGVDPLSSDDRHRLLLVNRTGRAQGVRAEAGALTGPNGGAAYALIVEFDDAGVLHRDRAHEAFRVLGRELMEHTA; from the coding sequence ATGTCGTCGCCGCGGGAGAGCTGGCGGTCCCGTCGTCGGGCGGCCGGGGCCTTCGCCGGCACGCTCGCCGCGCTCGAGGCGCTGACCGCAGCCGGCGCCCGCGTCGCGCTGCACGTCGAGACCCTCGACCGCGCGGCGGTGCTGGCGCGAGAGGGCGATGACGACCCGATGCCGGTGGCCGGCCTCGGCGTCGTGCCGCTCCTCGTGGAGGCGGCGGTGCAGTTCGGGGCGGGCGAGCTCGATCCGCTCGAGCTCGCCGCCCGCGACGAGCTCTCGGGCCTGCCCGGCATCTGGCGACGGCTGCACGCCGACCGGCTGCCGCTCGGCGACCTCGCCGCGCTCGCCCCGGCAGACGCGGATGCGGCCAACGCGCTGCTCGCCCGCGTGGGGCTCGAGCGCGTGACGCGGCGCTTCGTGGCGCTCGGGATGCCTCGCTCGGCGCTGCTGGACCGGTTCCGCGCGCACCGCGGGCCCGACGACGCACCGCATGTCGCGATCGGCACCGCCCGCGAGTTCGCGGGGCTCTTCCGTGCCGTCGCCACCGGGCGCGCGGGTCACCCGGGCGCGAGCGCGCAGGTGGCGGAGTGGCTGGGCCTTCATCGCGACCTGGGCCTCGTCGGCGCGGCCACGGGGGTCGATCCCCTCTCCTCCGACGACCGGCATCGGCTGCTGCTCGTCAACCGCACGGGCAGGGCGCAGGGCGTGCGCGCGGAGGCCGGCGCGCTCACCGGCCCGAACGGAGGAGCCGCGTACGCCCTCATCGTCGAATTCGACGACGCCGGCGTTCTCCATCGGGATCGCGCTCACGAGGCGTTCCGGGTGCTGGGGCGGGAGCTCATGGAGCACACCGCATGA
- a CDS encoding TrmH family RNA methyltransferase, whose amino-acid sequence MSDPQPEPSREASTHGVGPWPGAWPEGDHYDPELLANGDSRNVVDGYRYWRMEAIVADLDTRRHPFHVAIENWQHDMNIGSIVRSANAFLADTVHIIGRKRWNRRGAMVTDRYQHVVHHPDVAAFAAWAAAEDLPIIAVDNVGDAVPVDRADLPERCVLLFGQEGPGLTEEALAAASAHIEITQYGSTRSINASAAGAIVMYEWARRHA is encoded by the coding sequence GTGAGCGACCCCCAGCCAGAGCCCAGCCGTGAGGCGTCCACCCACGGCGTCGGGCCCTGGCCGGGGGCGTGGCCGGAGGGCGACCACTACGACCCGGAGCTTCTCGCGAACGGCGACTCCCGCAACGTCGTCGACGGCTACCGGTACTGGCGCATGGAGGCGATCGTCGCCGATCTCGACACCCGGCGGCACCCGTTCCACGTCGCCATCGAGAACTGGCAGCACGACATGAACATCGGCTCGATCGTGCGCAGCGCCAACGCGTTCCTCGCCGACACCGTGCACATCATCGGCCGCAAGCGCTGGAACCGGCGCGGCGCGATGGTGACCGACCGCTATCAGCACGTCGTGCACCATCCGGATGTCGCCGCCTTCGCCGCGTGGGCGGCCGCCGAGGACCTGCCCATCATCGCCGTGGACAACGTGGGCGACGCGGTTCCCGTCGACCGGGCCGACCTCCCCGAGCGGTGCGTGCTGCTCTTCGGGCAGGAGGGCCCGGGGCTGACGGAGGAGGCGCTCGCCGCGGCGTCCGCGCACATCGAGATCACGCAGTACGGCTCCACCCGTTCCATCAACGCCTCCGCCGCCGGCGCCATCGTGATGTACGAGTGGGCGCGGCGCCACGCCTGA